Proteins encoded by one window of Helicobacter sp. 11S03491-1:
- a CDS encoding NFACT family protein — MKLGLLKNIAKFFSTQEVIENLKRIDDNLFKLELKNKIFYFDMTKGESHIFITSTLLLPAKKYNAPFDVLLKKFCSRARILECKTDGDNRILKFDCKQSGAYKDILFSIQFEFTGRHTNVIILDSQNIVLEALRHINSDRSFREVRINKILQPLGQPHYRNFENHQDLNDEELLGQLEKFYLNMLEKKLALKKQILIENFSKKIQKLQKTLQDLPQEEEMVATADRLAKDANIVLANLGQIKNFVTTIKLKDFWGNEVEISLPSGIRTPQEGVNLMFSQAKKLIKKAKNTHMQVQNLESKIHFFNQEMRYIQTITSLQDLVILEPKKTDKKIYSKYEVIFIEGLKISIGRNKNENQALLEEARADDIWLHIRDIPSSHMIIHCGKGKVYEEIIYKAGQILVGLNSIQTGNFSVDYTRRKFVKIIEGSNVIYAKHQTFHYKK; from the coding sequence ATGAAACTTGGGTTGCTTAAAAATATTGCTAAGTTTTTCAGCACTCAAGAAGTGATTGAGAATCTCAAACGAATTGATGATAATTTATTTAAACTTGAGTTAAAAAATAAGATTTTTTATTTTGATATGACAAAAGGAGAGAGTCATATTTTTATCACTTCTACGCTTCTTTTGCCGGCAAAAAAATATAATGCTCCTTTTGATGTATTGCTTAAGAAATTTTGTTCAAGAGCTAGGATTTTAGAGTGCAAAACGGATGGGGATAATCGTATTTTGAAATTTGATTGCAAACAAAGCGGGGCTTATAAAGACATTTTATTTTCTATTCAGTTTGAATTTACAGGTCGGCATACAAACGTTATTATTTTGGATTCACAAAATATTGTTTTGGAAGCTTTGCGGCATATCAATAGTGATAGAAGTTTTCGTGAAGTGCGTATTAATAAAATATTGCAACCTTTGGGACAGCCCCATTATCGAAATTTTGAAAATCATCAAGATCTGAATGATGAAGAGTTGTTGGGGCAACTTGAAAAATTTTATTTAAATATGTTAGAAAAAAAACTTGCCCTTAAAAAGCAAATTTTAATAGAAAATTTTTCTAAAAAGATTCAAAAACTTCAAAAAACACTACAAGATTTGCCTCAAGAAGAAGAAATGGTTGCTACTGCAGATAGACTTGCTAAAGATGCCAATATTGTATTGGCAAATTTAGGGCAAATAAAAAATTTTGTTACTACAATTAAGCTAAAAGATTTTTGGGGTAATGAAGTAGAAATCTCTCTTCCATCAGGGATAAGAACTCCTCAAGAAGGGGTAAATTTAATGTTTTCTCAAGCTAAAAAATTGATTAAAAAGGCTAAAAATACTCATATGCAAGTCCAAAATCTTGAGAGTAAAATTCATTTCTTTAACCAAGAAATGAGGTATATCCAAACAATTACTTCATTACAAGATTTGGTGATTTTAGAGCCTAAAAAAACGGATAAAAAAATATATTCTAAATATGAAGTGATTTTTATTGAAGGGCTAAAAATTTCTATAGGAAGAAATAAAAATGAAAATCAAGCTCTTCTGGAGGAGGCAAGGGCTGATGATATTTGGTTGCATATTCGAGATATTCCCTCTTCTCATATGATTATTCATTGTGGAAAAGGGAAGGTTTATGAAGAAATAATTTATAAAGCCGGACAAATTTTAGTAGGATTAAATTCTATTCAAACAGGAAACTTTAGTGTCGATTATACCAGAAGAAAGTTTGTAAAAATCATTGAAGGATCAAATGTGATTTATGCCAAGCATCAAACTTTTCATTATAAAAAATAA